The Brassica oleracea var. oleracea cultivar TO1000 chromosome C7, BOL, whole genome shotgun sequence sequence GCCGGAGCTGGTTAGCGTTTAGAGGCAGATGGGCCAACAGGTCAAGTGGCCTCAGAAGATGAAAGCACCCGATTCTCTTAGGAACCCTGGTCTCTGGTGCGATTTCCATCGGGACCATGGTCACAAAACGGAGGACTGCGTCGCACTAAAGATCGAAGTTAATTAATTGCTTAAGAAAGGACACCTCAGGGAGTTCCTTTCTGAGAAGGCCAAGAGCCATTTAAGCAAGGTTATGGCGGGGAAGCCCACTGAAGCTACCCCTGTCTCGCCACCTAGACAAGACCGATGATACATGTCATATCAGGCGGTTCGGAGATCATCGGCATAAGCCATGCAGCCACGAAGAAAAGTACTTCGAACACCAAGCATGGCCTAGAGGCAGCCAAGCGTAAACGCCTGCTCGTGGGCACAAACGAAATAAGCTTCACGGCCAAGGAGCAGGAAAAGGTTCTCACCCAACATCACGACGCTCTGGTCATATCTCTCACTGTAGCGAACTGCCTGGTGAAAAGGATCATGATAGACAATGGCAGCTCCGGCAACATCATCTTCCAGGCCGCCTTCAAAGACCTGGGACTGGCTGAAGGCGCCTTAACTCAGAGGATAACCCCACTCATAGGGTTCAGTGGAGAAGTCAAGCAGACCGCCGGGGAAGTGACCCTCCCAGTATATGCCGAAGGGATCAATATGTCAACCATGTTCCTGGTTGTCGACTGCGAGTCGTCTTACAACATGATCTTGGGACGACCCTGGATTCACGGCATGGGAGCCGTCCCTTTAACCCTTCACCAGGTGATAAAATTCCCTACACCATGGGGCATAAGGGAAATAAAAGGAGACCATGAGCATTATCACTCCTGCTATCAGACTACCCTGAAGGGGAAGACCAAGGTCTTATAGCAATTACAGAGCAAGCCTCTGACTCATCACACCAAAGATCCGGAGGTAGAGGAGATGGATGATGTACCGCTAACTGAAGGGGATCAGACCCGACATCTCAAGATCGTCTCCAAGCTGACCGAAGGACTAAGGAGAAGATTAATAGACTTCCTCAGGTCTAACTCCGATTGCTTCGCTTGGTCCCACGCAGATATGCCTGGGATCGACCCAGAGATCATCATGCACAAGCTGCAGGTGGATCCCCTACATCAACCCGTCCGACAGAAGAGGAGAAAGTTCACTCCCGAAAGGGACGCAATCATCAACGATGAAGGCAAAAGCTTGCTCAGCGCAGGATTCATTCGCGAGGTCCAATATCCGGAATGGCTAGCCAACGTTGTCGTACTCAATAAAAGGAACGGGAAGTGGAGAGTATGCATAGACTTCACGGACCTCAACAAATCCTATCCAAAGGACCCCTTCACCATACCTTATATCGACAAGCTGGTCGTTGGTATGGCGGGGCATCAGCTGATGAGCTTCATGGACGCGTTCTCCGGATACAATCAGATACTTATGCATCCGGAAGTTCAGGAGAAAACATCTTTCACGAGGCCAGAAAAATCAAGAAACAAGCAGCAAGGTATTGTATCTCCCAGGAGAAGTTGTACCGAAGATCCTTATCAGGCCCGTACTTAAGGTGTGTCACACCTCGAGAAGACGCTAGAATCGTTGTAGAACTACACGAAGGAGACTGTGGATCCCACTCTAGCGGTAGGAGCCTTGTGCTCCAAGCCATAAGGGCATGATACTATTGGCCCACGATGGCCGCCGACGCCGACAGGCGAGCCAAATACTGCGACCAATGTCAAAAGCACGCTCCAGTCTCCAGGCTTCACCCGGAGAACCTCAAGTCCATAAGCTCACCATGGCACTTCAGAAAGTAGGGCATGGATATAGTAGAGAAGTTCCCTATGGCGTCGGGGCACCTATGGCGCCGGGGCACCCCAAAGGGTTACCTTCTCATAGGCACTGATTACTTCTCCAAGTTGGTAGAAGTAGAAGCGCTCAGCCGCATAACAGATCTCCAGATCCGCAAATTCTTGTGAATCTACGTAATCACTTGCTTTGGGGTCCCCTATGATATCGTCACCAACAACGGACCCCAGTTCACGAGCCACAACTTCAAGGAGTTCTGCAAGGACTGGGGCATAAAACTAACTTTCGCCACACCCCGACACCCCCAGTCTAACGGACAAGCCGAGCCCACAAACAAAACCATGGTCAACATGCTTAAAAAGCGACTGGAGGGCTCTCACGGGAAGTGGGCAGAAGAACTACATGGAGTCCTCTGGGCCTACCGGACCACTCCCAAAAAAGCAACAGGGGAAACCCCCTACTCGCTAGTCTACGGCTCTGAGGCCATTGTACCTACAGAGATGCATGTGAGAACAACGGTCTCAGGGACTACCTCCCATGAGGAAAAAAATGAACTGTTGACGCTAAGCCTCGATCTACTCGACGAAAAAAGAGAGGCTGCTCGTCTAAGAAACTGGTCCTACCAGCAAGACGTCGCCAAGACGTACAACAAGAACCAGGACCTTCCAGCAAGGGGATTGGGTTCTACGACGAGCTGAAAAAACAACGTGAAAACTCAGCCCCGGGTGGGAAGGTCCCTATAAGATCATTGAGGTGCAGAGAGCAGACGCCTACAGGCTGCAAGATAGCAAAGGTAAAATACAACCCAACTGCTGGAACGCGCTGCATCTCAAAGCTTATTATTTTTAAATATGGTCTCCGGACCATGATTTCTACCATACAACTATATACTATTTAAGCATTATGATTTTCTTCTCCTACGTATGCTTAACCTCTCCGGACAAAGCGTAAAATAAATTTGTTTTGACTATAAAGACAAGAGGGGAAATCATTATACTTAAAGGGGCATACAAGCTGGATCATGTCTCCAGAGACCTCTGATCCAGGCCAACTCTTGCAAAAAGTGGCACAACCACAGTGGCACGTCGACAAAATCAATACGGGTATGAAAGATAAAGCAGGAATGGGTATGCGCAAGCCTGAGTATGCTGTCTGATATCACCCAATTTACCCTAGTTAAGGAGTGATTTATACTCTCTCAAATAAGAGGCCGAATTGTAGTACTTTGGGATCAAATTCACAGGGAGCTACGGAACCAATTAGATCTAATAGTTATACGATTAAGCTAGGCTAATAGTTTATGAAGCAGTAAATATAGATAGCAAAGCTGTAAACAGTAAACAAGGTGAACAAGACTATTTTTCAGCTTGGCAAAGAGTTGTTTGATGGAAGGATGGTTACTAGACTTAGGGTTTCATTCAGGTTATTAGAACTCTAAACTATAGATGCTAAGGATTGATTCTAGAACTCGATGTCTAATGCAAAAGACAACCATCTCTCGCTGTGAGTCTAATCTATTGACTAAGTTAAGTGTTTCAGTTCTCGCATGCTAACACAGATCGAGCGTCGATCGATACTATGATATGAGCGTCGATCGATGCTACGGATTGAGTGTCGATCGATGCTATGGTATAAGCGTCGGTCGACACTGCCTTAGGCAAGTGTTATCGATCTGATCGATTATGTTCAACTAGATTCCTAGACCAACCCTCGTATGCGCCTAGGTATCTAATCCAGCAGGATTCGGGTTCCGTTAATTGATTGCACTCTTGTGCCTCTCAATTGTCTTATGATTATAGGTTCAAGCAATTAGTCACACTCTCGTGGTTTTCCAACTACTCTAGATCCTAGTATTACAAGCCATCCTGACGTACAGATCTTTAGATATCCTAACAATCATATAATTCAGAAGTTCATTCAAAACCCTAGAAATTCCTAAACCTAGCAGGTGGATCTACTCATGCATGATGTTTGTCATAGAAATCATCGATGAATAGATGAATAACATAAAATATAAATAAAACCAAACAATGGAGTTCCAAGAGGACTCTGAAGGAGTTCCTCCCTTCTCTGCTAATCTAGAACTATGAATAAAATAAAGCTTAGATAGCATGTAGCCATCAACAATGGCTTAGAAATAACATAAATAGGGTTTCTAGTCGTCCAAGGGTATTTTGGTAATTTGGGGTTGCTTCTGGGCTTCAGTTGGTCATAAAATATGCTCGGCCCGTATTCTTGCATCCATATCGATTGATATCAAGAGTTCTACATCGATCGACATACGTTCCTCTTCTCGACAGCTTTCTCTCGCGAGGCAGACTGACCACTCTTCACTAAAACGGGCATAACTTCTTCTACAGGATGCTGATTGACCTCAGACCGGTGGAATTGGAAAGCTAACTCAACGCTATATCTTGTGTCAAAACATGGGCTCAATCTATAATGGTGGGAAGGTCTCCATCCATAGCTATACATATGACGCGTATGTGCAGTTCTACACCTCAAAAGACTCCAAAATCACCATATTTCTCCAGAACGTACCTGAACCGGTAAATACTCTAAATAAACTCTATATAGTTGTAAATATATATTAAAACACTTATAGACCATGGTTAAAAGTGGGTAAAATACATGGTCCATCAACTCCCTCAGACTTACCATTTTGCTTGTCCTCAAACAAAATAAACAGGCAGTCTCTCTGAAAGAGGTTTTAAAACAGCAGGGACTCACATAATTTAAAACTTAGAATTATCACCTCTACAATATTGCAATCCACATCTAAGAAGTCCTAATCACAAAGCACATTATACCATATCCTAGCTTAGCAACCAAATTCACCTAGCCAACAACTTACCAAATCTTGTCTGACATTCCCCTCTACCAACCTCATTTCTTAATATTAATAAAAGTACAGGCTTTACCTTGGGAGTATCGATCACAAGGTGCAAGGATTTTCAAACGAGTATCAGGATCTGCATGTAAAAGTTAGTTCCTGTCTTTTCTGTCTACTAATTTCTGTCTTTAGTCAAAGTCTGCTTATATTGCAAGATCATTGACCAAGATTGGACAGGCTTCCATGAATCAAGCCTTAACGGTGGTTGCCACCAAGTCCTGTTCACTTCTTTTTGACTTATATCCAAGAATTCATTGAAATTGAACCTTAATGATTGTCGCCACCAAGTCCCGTTCGAATTCTTTTTGTTGGAATCCTTATGAAGCAAGCCTTAATGGTTGTAGCCACCAAGTCCTGTTCGGATTCCACCTAACTAACATATATATATATATATATATATGTATTTTTCTTTTCCTTTTTTTCTTTTTTTGTTTTTTTTTTGTAAATAAACCTATAAATCTAGGGTCGAAATAGAGAGAGAAAATGTGATAAATCTACACAAGGCTTTACCTTCCAGACTTGTTTGAAGAATCCGATCTCATGTATACCAAGCCCAAAGACAAGCAGTG is a genomic window containing:
- the LOC106302580 gene encoding uncharacterized protein LOC106302580, with amino-acid sequence MIHVISGGSEIIGISHAATKKSTSNTKHGLEAAKRKRLLVGTNEISFTAKEQEKVLTQHHDALVISLTVANCLVKRIMIDNGSSGNIIFQAAFKDLGLAEGALTQRITPLIGFSGEVKQTAGEVTLPVYAEGINMSTMFLVVDCESSYNMILGRPWIHGMGAVPLTLHQVIKFPTPWGIREIKGDHEHYHSCYQTTLKGKTKVDPLHQPVRQKRRKFTPERDAIINDEGKSLLSAGFIREVQYPEWLANVVVLNKRNGKWRVCIDFTDLNKSYPKDPFTIPYIDKLVVGMAGHQLMSFMDAFSGYNQILMHPEVQEKTSFTRPEKSRNKQQGIVSPRRSCTEDPYQART